A stretch of Toxoplasma gondii ME49 chromosome V, whole genome shotgun sequence DNA encodes these proteins:
- a CDS encoding hypothetical protein (encoded by transcript TGME49_212990~Predicted trans-membrane domain (TMHMM2.0):392-415:542-565:571-594:690-713:737-760:793-816:851-874:917-940:952-975:989-1012), giving the protein MSFSSYAADASLGRDRGRAEGPGAQGFKERSSLSPSGAGDRRLSGSSEGERASDRVDDGRSSPAPAVPAADCSSSLQPSIYWNTASLSSRPSGRLPYSAVSSSTADAHAAFSGVSSSSMSSSQWLPGEAGENPFSAACNTQEWSRVTDVGHSPRLPRDVDLLGASVHTLAASTCYDGASSALFYPNIRLSSGPAQGSNPFAAPVGTEGDRSRWRDRDQAFGVAPRVDALRGYTGNMSRPRVLGETAYDPHAYFAQDETTEIHSPAESESRGSYQPPCLSAFTASASSAPLRMSEGVSLSRGTAAYASSVSSRSRLASTPARESAPGGLFPQETPSESSMRHTSTSDSTQRLRRLASASEEFPEWCVSWEHPFLKRSPLDVSRGPLPRRRCTDLFFFVLLLCCWTACAAALLLRLAPSASPLARLSAGIDWTGRVCGYDPGVEDFPLVYWPAKKQPETPIDQELSACSILPVCTKRCPVSFSSEREKGVCPPDTEAAGLCTWYSAGPAALLLRRYCLFVDADGKAQDHGLLSSWVRWVADVDLAWPLVLAAPAAALLLGYFFLWLLQKAAHAVVAGLVLLLEVLLLGAAYEFYCAYAASRALLLSSSFSPNTHPFDLSSPIDTAFVPLSSPAALPASSLSSSLPSSLPSSLSSSLPVSLPSSLSSLSSLSSSESLSKSAFVGLPLAVGSGAGNLFLMCLCCLAALLVAFFALFFRRELHVSTSVLTASATLLQQAPSKFLLLVPLAAATALASQGALVVAAVSHLAALGPIPTLPISACIPSLSPWVRLPLLSSSSVALLLALLFVALWTGAFLNAISRMIVSYFASAWYFMPRHMHGRRECLKAKAAEAVKVVFSYHLGSAALGGLILSSVQMLKLLFGWARYRAVRRNHSVFKRILCRVSNCVACLYTPVKFVTPTAFIFVALLGQPFLQASWTAIATLTRNPAATAFVWQIGWLLQLVGQLSISICVAWCTYTLLPMFPNTYSQLSSLWAPVFVAFVLSLYVASICMHVFGLAADTLLQAFLADREMSLQDGKYTAEHAPAALRTLDRYMLRTRPQGRLRRV; this is encoded by the exons ATGTCGTTTTCCTCATACGCCGCGGACGCCTCGCTGGGGCGCGACCGCGGTCGAGCCGAGGGCCCTGGAGCCCAAGGCTTCAAGGAGCGCTCCTCTCTATCTCCTTCCGGAGCTGGTGACCGGCGGCTGTCGGGATCGAGTGAAGGCGAACGCGCCTCGGACCGCGTCGACGATGGTCGTTCTTCACCTGCGCCAGCTGTCCCTGCTGCGgactgttcttcttccttgcaACCATCCATTTACTGGAAcactgcgtctctctcttctcgcccttcTGGTCGACTTCCCTACTccgcagtttcttcttcgactgcaGATGCACACGCCGCCTTCTCgggcgtctcctcctcctccatGTCTTCCTCGCAGTGGCTGCCTGGCGAGGCCGGAGAGAATCCGTTctcggctgcatgcaacacCCAAGAATGGAGTCGCGTCACTGACGTCGGACATTCTccgcgccttcctcgcgaCGTCGACCTCCTCGGCGCCAGCGTCCACACCCTCGCCGCCAGCACCTGCTACGACGGCGCGAGCAGCGCGCTCTTCTATCCGAATATAAGACTTTCTTCTGGGCCTGCCCAGGGAAGCAATCCATTTGCGGCGCCTGTAGGGACCGAGGGAGACCGCAGCAGGTGGAGAGACCGCGACCAGGCCTTTGGTGTAGCGCCTAGGGTCGATGCTCTTCGTGGATACACAGGCAACATGTCGCGCCCCAGAGTCTTAGGAGAAACCGCCTACGATCCACATGCGTACTTCGCACAAGATGAAACTACAGAGATACACTCCCCAGCGGAAAGTGAAAGCC GCGGTTCGTATCAGCCGCCCTGTTTGTCTGCGTTCACGGCGTCCGCGTCTTCCGCGCCGCTGCGCATGTCGGAGGGtgtttcgctctcgcgcGGAACTGCTGCCTACGCGTCGTCAGTGTCATCCCGTTCGCGACTCGCGTCCACACCTGCTCGCGAGTCCGCGCCTGGCGGCTTGTTCCCGCAGGAAACGCCTTCTGAGTCCTCCATGCGACACACCTCTACGTCGGACTCGACTCAGAGGTTGAGACGCCTGGCGTCTGCCTCTGAAGAATTTCCAGAGTGGTGCGTCAGCTGGGAGCATCCTTTTCTGAAACGCAGTCCACTGGACGTCAGTCGCGGACCCCTGCCTCGGAGAAGGTGCACggacctcttcttctttgtccttctcctctgctgctggactgcatgcgctgcggCGCTGCTCCTTCGCCTTGCTCCTTcagcctcgcctctcgcccgCCTTTCCGCCGGTATCGACTGGACAGGCCGCGTCTGCGGCTACGACCCCGGCGTCGAAGACTTTCCGCTCGTCTACTGGCCTGCAAAGAAACAACCGGAAACACCCATTGACCAGGaactctctgcatgcagcatcCTCCCT GTCTGCACCAAGCGCTGTCcagtttccttttcgtctgagagagagaaaggagtctGTCCGCCCGACACCGAGGCTGCAGGACTCTGCACCTGGTACAGTGCAGGTCCGGCAgcgctgctgcttcgccgcTACTGCCTCTTCGTGGACGCGGACGGAAAGGCGCAAGACCacggtctcctctcttcctggGTTCGGTGGGTCGCCGACGTCGACCTCGCCTGGCCGCTC GTGCTCGCTGCTCCCGCGGCTGCACTTCTTCTCGGCTATTTCTTCTTGTGGCTCCTACAAAAAGCCGCACACGCCGTCGTTGCcggcctcgttctcctccttgaGGTTCTGCTGCTCGGCGCGGCCTACGAATTCTACTGCGCCTATGCCGCCTCGAGAGCCTTGCTCCTTTcgtcgtccttttctccgaACACACACCCTTTCgatctctcctctccgaTCGACACTGCCTTcgttcccctttcttctcctgctgctctccctgcttcgtctctctcttcttctctcccttcttctctcccttcttcgctctcttcttctctccccgtttctcttccttcttcactctcttcactctcttcgctctcttcttcggagtCTCTGAGCAAGTCGGCGTTTGTGGGGCTTCCGTTGGCGGTCGGGTCCGGCGCGGGGAATTTATTTCTAATGTGTCTGTGTTGTCTCGCGGCTCTTCTAGTCGCGTTCTTCGCGCTTTTTTTCCGGCGAGAACTGCACGTTTCGACGTCCGTTCTGACGGCCTCTGCGAcgctgctgcagcaggcGCCGTCGaagttccttcttctcgtgccCCTGGCGGCCGCGActgctctcgcctcccaGGGCGCGCTCGTGGTTGCCGCCGTCTCGCACCTTGCGGCTCTCG GGCCGATTCCGACCTTGCCAATCAGCGCATGCATTCCCTCCTTGAGTCCGTGGGTGCGATtgccgcttctttcctcgtcctcggtggcgctccttctcgcgctcctcttcgtcgccctcTGGACAGGCGCTTTCCTCAACGCCATTTCGCGGATGATCGTCTCCTATTTCGCCTCCGCTTGGTATTTCATGCCTCGCCACATGCACG GTCGTCGGGAATGCTTGAAAGCGAAAGCGGCGGAGGCAGTCAAGGTCGTGTTTTCCTACCACCTCGGCTCGGCTGCTCTTGGAGGCCTCATTCTCTCTT CTGTGCAAATGCTGAAACTTCTCTTTGGCTGGGCGCGCTATCGAGCAGTGCGCCGCAACCACTCAGTCTTCAAGCG GATTTTGTGCCGAGTCTCCAACTGCGTCgcgtgtctgtacaccccagtCAAGTTTGTGACGCCCACGGCCTTCATCTTCGTCGCGCTCCTCGGCCAGCCGTTTCTGCAGGCTTCGTGGACGGCGATCGCGACGCTAACAAG gaATCCTGCTGCCACCGCGTTCGTGTGGCAGATCGGCTGGCTGCTGCAACTCGTCGGCCAGCTCTCGATTTCCATTTGCGTCGCctggtgtacatacaccctgCTGCCG ATGTTTCCAAACACGTACAGCCAGTTGTCTTCTTTGTGGGCGCCAGTCTTTGTGGCCTTCGTCTTGTCACTCTACGTGGCcagcatctgcatgcacgtctTTGGCTTGGCTGCCGACACACTCCTTCAG GCGTTTTTGGCCGACCGAGAAATGTCTTTGCAAGATGGAAAATACACTGCGGAGCACGCGCCTGCAGCTCTCCGGACTCTGGATCGTTACATGCTTCGGACTCGTCCTCAGGGGCGCCTGCGTCGCGTCTAA
- a CDS encoding hypothetical protein (encoded by transcript TGME49_212980~Predicted trans-membrane domain (TMHMM2.0):693-713) encodes MEELSHASLPRFVAAAETKGDKEVTGKDRFFVGRAEHSPRDTDFENAVGNQLLAGTRLAQSSGACYVKMLISNQLAGMIIGNTGQEIKHLKQVTGAKIVLSPHGMYFPGTTERLVAAEGTERAVFQVVDWIIDRMDELAQMPSQPSTEDLLRSTTSLSSGSGGSLSRTLACKICVPRAVIGSLIGKKGGYIQSVRLATEANINISPLFVTADEACAERVVTVESPRKQSLRTAVFTLARKINTHPEKATCKHVCYYRKLSFEAPPGVAERAHRQSRSRNQSQQSLPRRALFDDASPEAALNGNDAAELLCTSTSSACSANPRTSRSSLSKIGGGGSALPAHDEFSAFEAFSAAHSRQSSRLVFRTAESLKALTQHQSQPSLDASTGVDSGSDEGAGYPARGEHHLRHPVTGLCDSRAEFLNPKVSTVVVRRSDLGAVGAPVRTAGSADAAATLQLYLKQSASLGGERAHGPDVVGDGEAANLDTCHDTPSTVCSTAAGSMARLASILQCIQEESEQHEWRNLGGSDAPRKGSGGSGKASGSSTLDASAPEFFPLRPRSEEVLVEARKSVANGVGRAAGSVREVAAVALGGGLSAELSHRRLLEHPVHKLREGKAEECLEGTKQLSTAIAKVESERDAEVNASRQPPVNSQTKGPEGTNSEKSMEADKHSEAAQPEIAGIGALFDEGFLTFMKMWTLAIVLGFVAYLAAKCFFVEA; translated from the exons ATGGAAGAGCTCTCTCACGCCTCTCTGCCGCGGTTCGTGGCTGCGGCCGAGACaaagggagacaaagaagttaCGGGAAAAGATCGATTCTTTGTGGGCAGAGCAGAACATAGCCCAAGAGACACTGACTTTGAAAATGCAGTGGGTAACCAGCTCCTGGCAGGGACGCGTCTGGCGCAGTCGTCGGGGGCCTGCTACGTGAAAATGCTAATTAGCAACCAACTCGCGGGAATGATAATTGGCAACACCGGACAGGAAATCAAGCACCTCAAACAGGTCACCGGCGCGAAAATC GTCCTTTCTCCCCACGGCATGTACTTCCCCGGGACGACAGAACGGCTGGTGGCGGCAGAAGGCACGGAGCGCGCTGTGTTTCAAGTTGTCGACTGGATCATCGATCGCATGGACGAGCTGGCGCAGATGCCCTCTCAACCTTCCACCGAGGATCTGCTACGGTCGACAACGTCTTTGAGCAGCGGCTCCGGCGGCTCGCTGTCCCGAACTCTCGCCTGCAAGATTTGCGTTCCGCGTGCGGTGATTGGAAGTTTGATTGGCAAGAAAGGCGGGTACATCCAGTCTGTTCGCCTTGCGACAGAAGCCAACATTAATATTTCTCCACTGTTTGTGACCGCAGACGAAGCGTGTGCCGAGCGGGTTGTCACGGTTGAATCTCCCCGGAAGCAGAGTCTGAGGACGGCGGTCTTCACCCTCGCAAGGAAAATCAACACGCACCCCGAAAAGGCGACTTGCAAACACGTCTGCTACTACCGGAAGCTGAGCTTCGAGGCGCCGCCGGGGGTCGCGGAGCGCGCACACAGACAGTCACGGTCGCGGAATCAGAGTCAACAAAGCCTTCCGAGGAGAGCGCTCTTCGACGACGCTTCGCCTGAGGCGGCTCTGAACGGGAACGACGCAGCGGAGCTCCTGTGCACTTCAACCTCATCGGCATGTAGCGCGAACCCGCGGACCTCTCGCAGCTCGCTGTCGAAGAtcggaggcggcggcagcgCGCTTCCCGCCCACGACGAGTTCAGCGCCTTCGAGGCCTTCTCGGCAGCTCACTCCCGCCAGTCTTCCCGTCTCGTGTTCAGAACCGCCGAGAGCCTCAAGGCCCTCACTCAGCATCAGTCCCAGCCGTCCCTGGATGCGTCCACGGGCGTCGACAGCGGCAGCGATGAAGGTGCGGGTTACCCAGCTCGGGGAGAGCATCATCTTCGTCACCCTGTGACGGGTCTCTGCGACTCCCGCGCAGAGTTTCTGAACCCCAAAGTCTCCACAGTCGTTGTTCGACGCAGCGACCTGGGCGCTGTAGGTGCGCCTGTCCGCACTGCGGGTTCTGCAGATGCCGCGGCGACTCTCCAGCTCTACCTGAAGCAGTCTGCGTCTCTAGGCGGGGAAAGAGCACACGGCCCTGATGTCGTgggagacggcgaagcagCGAACTTGGACACATGCCACGACACTCCCTCGACTGTGTGCAGCACCGCGGCAGGAAGCATGGCTCGGCTGGCGAGCATTCTGCAGTGCATTCAGGAAGAGTCGGAGCAGCACGAGTGGAGGAACTTGGGAGGCTCAGATGCCCCACGAAAGGGAAGCGGCGGGTCCGGCAAGGCCTCCGGGTCGTCGACTTTGGACGCAAGCGCTCCTGAATTTTTCCCGCTGAGGCCACGATCTGAGGAAGTGCTTGTAGAAGCCAGAAAAAGCGTCGCGAATGGCGTGGGGAGGGCTGCTGGGAGCGTCAGGGAAGTTGCTGCAGTTGCTCTCGGCGGCGGGCTGAGCGCGGAGCTGTCCCATAGACGGCTCCTGGAGCATCCCGTGCACAAGCTGCGGGAAGGGAAGGCCGAGGAATGCCTGGAAGGGACGAAACAGTTGAGCACTGCCATCGCAAAGGTCgagtcggagagagacgcagaggtgAACGCATCACGGCAGCCACCGGTGAACAGCCAAACGAAAGGTCCGGAAGGAACGAATTCCGAGAAATCAATGGAGGCGGATAAACATAGCGAAGCTGCCCAGCCGGAGATCGCGGGGATCGGTGCACTCTTCGATGAAGGCTTTTTGACGTTCATGAAGATGTGGACTCTTGCCATCGTCTTGGGATTCGTCGCGTATCTCGCGGCGAAATGTTTTTTCGTCGAAGCGTGA